From the genome of Populus alba chromosome 10, ASM523922v2, whole genome shotgun sequence, one region includes:
- the LOC118043032 gene encoding agamous-like MADS-box protein AGL30 isoform X3 — protein MSCNPICKLVQNPFSLFLFSFSLSFLSLLFLVPTFKIPFHHPLFSPRLICYFRMGRVKLKIKKLENTNGRQATFAKRKHGIMKKANELSILCDIDIILLMFSPTGKPSLCKGASSSIEEVITKFAQLTPQERAKRKLESLEALKKTFKKLDHDVNIPEFLGTSSQTIEDLTSQSRLLQNQLSDVHKRLSYWTNPDKINSIEHLGQLENSLRESLNQIRSHKENLGKQHLMSLECHTQFQNGMHVPFRMGAEQQLSPLLWIPNNDGQHIMLPEEQNLLPHRDAECTASTSFGSYSGYFGAGKHSELSSSGQESGMNGILDELNGTASLRLQLAGQYPYLPGPYNLNLLNDTKFQPAAEMNIQKCPGDFNASGSFEAPKPDYDTGPHGWASNSGSCAVTMFDDHLYAQQPH, from the exons ATGTCATGCAATCCTATATGCAAGCTAGTTCAGAACCCTTTctccctctttctcttctccttctccctctcctttctctctctactcTTCTTGGTTCCCACATTTAAAATTCCTTTCCATCATCCATTGTTTTCTCCTCGTTTGATTTGCTACTTTAG GATGGGCAGGGTTAAGCTAAAGATTAAGAAATTGGAGAACACAAATGGACGCCAAGCGACCTTTGCCAAGAGGAAACATGGCATCATGAAGAAGGCTAATGAGTTATCAATACTATGTGACATAGACATCATCCTTCTCATGTTCTCACCAACTGGCAAGCCCTCGTTGTGTAAAGGAGCAAGCAG tAGCATTGAAGAAGTAATTACGAAATTCGCTCAGTTAACACCTCAAGAGAGGGCGAAGAG GAAGTTAGAGAGCCTCGAA GCACTGAAGAAAACTTTTAAGAAGCTGGACCATGATGTTAATATACCAGAATTTCTGGGTACAAG TTCTCAAACAATAGAG GACCTGACTAGCCAATCAAGACTGCTGCAGAATCAACTATCTGATGTGCATAAGAGACTGAG CTACTGGACCAATCCAGATAAGATCAACAGCATAGAGCATTTGGGGCAATTGGAAAATTCACTCAGGGAATCACTTAATCAGATTCGATCGCATAAG GAAAACTTGGGAAAACAGCATCTCATGTCACTAGAATGCCATACGCAG TTTCAAAATGGGATGCATGTACCATTCAGAATGGGTGCAGAGCAGCAGCTCTCACCTCTTCTGTGGATACCTAATAATGACGGTCAACATATTATGTTACCAGAGGAACAAAATCTGCTTCCCCATAG GGATGCTGAGTGCACTGCAAGCACCTCTTTTGGGAGTTATTCTGGTTACTTTGGTGCAGGAAAACATTCTGAGCTATCTAGTTCTGGTCAAGAAAGTGGTATGAATGGTATTCTTGATGAGTTAAATGGGACTGCATCACTGAGGCTACAGTTGGCTGGACAGTACCCTTACCTGCCAGGGCCATATAATCTGAATTTACTGAACGATACAAAATTCCAACCTGCAGCAGAGATGAACATACAAAAATGCCCTGGGGATTTTAATGCTAGTGGAAGTTTTGAAGCTCCCAAACCTGACTATGACACTGGCCCTCATGGCTGGGCTTCTAATTCAGGATCATGTGCTGTTACTATGTTTGATGATCATTTGTATGCTCAG CAACCACACTGA
- the LOC118043032 gene encoding agamous-like MADS-box protein AGL30 isoform X4, producing the protein MGRVKLKIKKLENTNGRQATFAKRKHGIMKKANELSILCDIDIILLMFSPTGKPSLCKGASSSIEEVITKFAQLTPQERAKRKLESLEALKKTFKKLDHDVNIPEFLGTSSQTIEDLTSQSRLLQNQLSDVHKRLSYWTNPDKINSIEHLGQLENSLRESLNQIRSHKENLGKQHLMSLECHTQFQNGMHVPFRMGAEQQLSPLLWIPNNDGQHIMLPEEQNLLPHRDAECTASTSFGSYSGYFGAGKHSELSSSGQESGMNGILDELNGTASLRLQLAGQYPYLPGPYNLNLLNDTKFQPAAEMNIQKCPGDFNASGSFEAPKPDYDTGPHGWASNSGSCAVTMFDDHLYAQVSFPSVLV; encoded by the exons ATGGGCAGGGTTAAGCTAAAGATTAAGAAATTGGAGAACACAAATGGACGCCAAGCGACCTTTGCCAAGAGGAAACATGGCATCATGAAGAAGGCTAATGAGTTATCAATACTATGTGACATAGACATCATCCTTCTCATGTTCTCACCAACTGGCAAGCCCTCGTTGTGTAAAGGAGCAAGCAG tAGCATTGAAGAAGTAATTACGAAATTCGCTCAGTTAACACCTCAAGAGAGGGCGAAGAG GAAGTTAGAGAGCCTCGAA GCACTGAAGAAAACTTTTAAGAAGCTGGACCATGATGTTAATATACCAGAATTTCTGGGTACAAG TTCTCAAACAATAGAG GACCTGACTAGCCAATCAAGACTGCTGCAGAATCAACTATCTGATGTGCATAAGAGACTGAG CTACTGGACCAATCCAGATAAGATCAACAGCATAGAGCATTTGGGGCAATTGGAAAATTCACTCAGGGAATCACTTAATCAGATTCGATCGCATAAG GAAAACTTGGGAAAACAGCATCTCATGTCACTAGAATGCCATACGCAG TTTCAAAATGGGATGCATGTACCATTCAGAATGGGTGCAGAGCAGCAGCTCTCACCTCTTCTGTGGATACCTAATAATGACGGTCAACATATTATGTTACCAGAGGAACAAAATCTGCTTCCCCATAG GGATGCTGAGTGCACTGCAAGCACCTCTTTTGGGAGTTATTCTGGTTACTTTGGTGCAGGAAAACATTCTGAGCTATCTAGTTCTGGTCAAGAAAGTGGTATGAATGGTATTCTTGATGAGTTAAATGGGACTGCATCACTGAGGCTACAGTTGGCTGGACAGTACCCTTACCTGCCAGGGCCATATAATCTGAATTTACTGAACGATACAAAATTCCAACCTGCAGCAGAGATGAACATACAAAAATGCCCTGGGGATTTTAATGCTAGTGGAAGTTTTGAAGCTCCCAAACCTGACTATGACACTGGCCCTCATGGCTGGGCTTCTAATTCAGGATCATGTGCTGTTACTATGTTTGATGATCATTTGTATGCTCAGGTAAGTTTTCCCTCGGTTCTGGTTTGA
- the LOC118043032 gene encoding agamous-like MADS-box protein AGL30 isoform X2 produces the protein MSCNPICKLVQNPFSLFLFSFSLSFLSLLFLVPTFKIPFHHPLFSPRLICYFRMGRVKLKIKKLENTNGRQATFAKRKHGIMKKANELSILCDIDIILLMFSPTGKPSLCKGASSIEEVITKFAQLTPQERAKRKLESLEALKKTFKKLDHDVNIPEFLGTSSQTIEDLTSQSRLLQNQLSDVHKRLSYWTNPDKINSIEHLGQLENSLRESLNQIRSHKENLGKQHLMSLECHTQFQNGMHVPFRMGAEQQLSPLLWIPNNDGQHIMLPEEQNLLPHRDAECTASTSFGSYSGYFGAGKHSELSSSGQESGMNGILDELNGTASLRLQLAGQYPYLPGPYNLNLLNDTKFQPAAEMNIQKCPGDFNASGSFEAPKPDYDTGPHGWASNSGSCAVTMFDDHLYAQVSFPSVLV, from the exons ATGTCATGCAATCCTATATGCAAGCTAGTTCAGAACCCTTTctccctctttctcttctccttctccctctcctttctctctctactcTTCTTGGTTCCCACATTTAAAATTCCTTTCCATCATCCATTGTTTTCTCCTCGTTTGATTTGCTACTTTAG GATGGGCAGGGTTAAGCTAAAGATTAAGAAATTGGAGAACACAAATGGACGCCAAGCGACCTTTGCCAAGAGGAAACATGGCATCATGAAGAAGGCTAATGAGTTATCAATACTATGTGACATAGACATCATCCTTCTCATGTTCTCACCAACTGGCAAGCCCTCGTTGTGTAAAGGAGCAAGCAG CATTGAAGAAGTAATTACGAAATTCGCTCAGTTAACACCTCAAGAGAGGGCGAAGAG GAAGTTAGAGAGCCTCGAA GCACTGAAGAAAACTTTTAAGAAGCTGGACCATGATGTTAATATACCAGAATTTCTGGGTACAAG TTCTCAAACAATAGAG GACCTGACTAGCCAATCAAGACTGCTGCAGAATCAACTATCTGATGTGCATAAGAGACTGAG CTACTGGACCAATCCAGATAAGATCAACAGCATAGAGCATTTGGGGCAATTGGAAAATTCACTCAGGGAATCACTTAATCAGATTCGATCGCATAAG GAAAACTTGGGAAAACAGCATCTCATGTCACTAGAATGCCATACGCAG TTTCAAAATGGGATGCATGTACCATTCAGAATGGGTGCAGAGCAGCAGCTCTCACCTCTTCTGTGGATACCTAATAATGACGGTCAACATATTATGTTACCAGAGGAACAAAATCTGCTTCCCCATAG GGATGCTGAGTGCACTGCAAGCACCTCTTTTGGGAGTTATTCTGGTTACTTTGGTGCAGGAAAACATTCTGAGCTATCTAGTTCTGGTCAAGAAAGTGGTATGAATGGTATTCTTGATGAGTTAAATGGGACTGCATCACTGAGGCTACAGTTGGCTGGACAGTACCCTTACCTGCCAGGGCCATATAATCTGAATTTACTGAACGATACAAAATTCCAACCTGCAGCAGAGATGAACATACAAAAATGCCCTGGGGATTTTAATGCTAGTGGAAGTTTTGAAGCTCCCAAACCTGACTATGACACTGGCCCTCATGGCTGGGCTTCTAATTCAGGATCATGTGCTGTTACTATGTTTGATGATCATTTGTATGCTCAGGTAAGTTTTCCCTCGGTTCTGGTTTGA
- the LOC118043032 gene encoding agamous-like MADS-box protein AGL30 isoform X1, whose protein sequence is MSCNPICKLVQNPFSLFLFSFSLSFLSLLFLVPTFKIPFHHPLFSPRLICYFRMGRVKLKIKKLENTNGRQATFAKRKHGIMKKANELSILCDIDIILLMFSPTGKPSLCKGASSSIEEVITKFAQLTPQERAKRKLESLEALKKTFKKLDHDVNIPEFLGTSSQTIEDLTSQSRLLQNQLSDVHKRLSYWTNPDKINSIEHLGQLENSLRESLNQIRSHKENLGKQHLMSLECHTQFQNGMHVPFRMGAEQQLSPLLWIPNNDGQHIMLPEEQNLLPHRDAECTASTSFGSYSGYFGAGKHSELSSSGQESGMNGILDELNGTASLRLQLAGQYPYLPGPYNLNLLNDTKFQPAAEMNIQKCPGDFNASGSFEAPKPDYDTGPHGWASNSGSCAVTMFDDHLYAQVSFPSVLV, encoded by the exons ATGTCATGCAATCCTATATGCAAGCTAGTTCAGAACCCTTTctccctctttctcttctccttctccctctcctttctctctctactcTTCTTGGTTCCCACATTTAAAATTCCTTTCCATCATCCATTGTTTTCTCCTCGTTTGATTTGCTACTTTAG GATGGGCAGGGTTAAGCTAAAGATTAAGAAATTGGAGAACACAAATGGACGCCAAGCGACCTTTGCCAAGAGGAAACATGGCATCATGAAGAAGGCTAATGAGTTATCAATACTATGTGACATAGACATCATCCTTCTCATGTTCTCACCAACTGGCAAGCCCTCGTTGTGTAAAGGAGCAAGCAG tAGCATTGAAGAAGTAATTACGAAATTCGCTCAGTTAACACCTCAAGAGAGGGCGAAGAG GAAGTTAGAGAGCCTCGAA GCACTGAAGAAAACTTTTAAGAAGCTGGACCATGATGTTAATATACCAGAATTTCTGGGTACAAG TTCTCAAACAATAGAG GACCTGACTAGCCAATCAAGACTGCTGCAGAATCAACTATCTGATGTGCATAAGAGACTGAG CTACTGGACCAATCCAGATAAGATCAACAGCATAGAGCATTTGGGGCAATTGGAAAATTCACTCAGGGAATCACTTAATCAGATTCGATCGCATAAG GAAAACTTGGGAAAACAGCATCTCATGTCACTAGAATGCCATACGCAG TTTCAAAATGGGATGCATGTACCATTCAGAATGGGTGCAGAGCAGCAGCTCTCACCTCTTCTGTGGATACCTAATAATGACGGTCAACATATTATGTTACCAGAGGAACAAAATCTGCTTCCCCATAG GGATGCTGAGTGCACTGCAAGCACCTCTTTTGGGAGTTATTCTGGTTACTTTGGTGCAGGAAAACATTCTGAGCTATCTAGTTCTGGTCAAGAAAGTGGTATGAATGGTATTCTTGATGAGTTAAATGGGACTGCATCACTGAGGCTACAGTTGGCTGGACAGTACCCTTACCTGCCAGGGCCATATAATCTGAATTTACTGAACGATACAAAATTCCAACCTGCAGCAGAGATGAACATACAAAAATGCCCTGGGGATTTTAATGCTAGTGGAAGTTTTGAAGCTCCCAAACCTGACTATGACACTGGCCCTCATGGCTGGGCTTCTAATTCAGGATCATGTGCTGTTACTATGTTTGATGATCATTTGTATGCTCAGGTAAGTTTTCCCTCGGTTCTGGTTTGA
- the LOC118043033 gene encoding transcription termination factor MTEF1, chloroplastic: protein MLTCSQSPYPLSSLFKHNPTLPNLCLAKTTITATISKDTGLLFRQKLTYLTNLKINTQKALTLNPNIRSTPLSTLLSIENCLSSMGFHRSSIGRILDMHPCLLTSDPHLHLHPTFDFLLNEVEIPFLDISRSINRCPRLLVSSVSDQLRPALVFLKELGFVGPRKLNYQTTLLLVYNVERSLMGKIEFLMGLGFEFVEVKNMVVRAPGILTLSVERNMKPKFEYFVREMKGDPGELKKFPQFFSFSLERKIKPRHRMLVEYGLKMPLSSMLKVNDGEFNARLFEMRLRMVEES, encoded by the coding sequence ATGCTAACATGCAGCCAATCACCATACCCCCTCTCCTCCCTCTTCAAACACAACCCAACCCTCCCAAATCTTTGCCTAGCAAAGACGACAATAACAGCAACAATATCAAAAGACACTGGTCTTCTCTTCCGACAAAAACTAACTTACCTCACAAACCTTAAAATAAACACTCAAAAAGCTCTCACTCTAAACCCAAACATCCGTTCCACTCCTCTCTCTACTCTCCTCTCCATTGAAAACTGCCTCTCCTCCATGGGCTTCCACCGTTCCTCCATTGGCCGCATCCTTGACATGCACCCTTGCCTGCTCACCTCTGACccccacctccacctccaccccACCTTCGATTTCCTCTTAAATGAAGTCGAAATCCCATTTCTTGATATCTCCAGGTCAATCAATCGCTGTCCCAGATTGTTAGTTTCCAGCGTGTCTGATCAATTAAGGCCTgctcttgtttttctaaaagaGTTGGGCTTTGTGGGTCCACGCAAGTTAAATTATCAAACTACTTTGTTGCTTGTTTATAACGTGGAGAGAAGTTTGATGGGTAAGATTGAGTTTTTGATGGGGTTGGGGTTTGAGTTTGTCGAGGTTAAAAATATGGTTGTGAGGGCTCCTGGGATTTTGACTCTCAGTGTGGAGAGGAACATGAAGCCTAAATTTGAATACTTTGTGAGAGAAATGAAGGGGGATCCAGGAGAATTGAAGAAGTTTCCGCAATTTTTCTCGTTTAGTTTGGAGAGGAAGATTAAGCCTAGACATAGAATGTTGGTGGAGTATGGGTTGAAGATGCCATTGTCGAGTATGTTAAAGGTTAATGACGGCGAATTCAACGCTAGATTGTTTGAAATGCGGCTGAGAATGGTTGAGGAGAGTTAA